The Sylvia atricapilla isolate bSylAtr1 chromosome 5, bSylAtr1.pri, whole genome shotgun sequence genome includes a window with the following:
- the RECQL gene encoding LOW QUALITY PROTEIN: ATP-dependent DNA helicase Q1 (The sequence of the model RefSeq protein was modified relative to this genomic sequence to represent the inferred CDS: inserted 1 base in 1 codon; deleted 2 bases in 2 codons; substituted 1 base at 1 genomic stop codon) yields MTAVAVLEEVLVSIENELQAVEMQIQELVDKQQELLQKKMRVKTLIKQSSGELEAGGSKDTETSAEDGTKXLVFSLNDFPWYEKIKTALQSKFKLQKFRSLQLETVNAAMAGKDIFLVMPTGGGKSLCYQLPAVCSDGFTLVICPLISLMEDQLMVLEQLGISAALLNASSSKEHVKWVHMEMVKRNSQLKLIYVTPEKIAKSKMFMSKLEKAYQAGCLARIAVDEVHCCSQWGHDFRPDYKSLGILKRQFPNTPLIGLTATATNHVLKDAQNILHVQKCITXTASFNRPNLYYEVRHKPSNSEDFIEDIVKTINGRYKGLSGIVYCFSQKDSEQVTVSLQKLGIKAGTYHANMDAKYKTKVHKGWATNQIQVVVATVAFGMGIDKPDVRFVIHHSMSKSMENYYQESGRAGRDDQKADCILYYGFGDIFRISSMVVMENVGQEKLYDMVSYCQNMNKCRRVLIAHHFDEVWDSANCNRMCDNCCRENACEKMDVTGYCRDLIKILEQADSMSEKLTPLKLIDAWSGKGVSKFRVPEVTPPKHPREELERIIAHLLLQQYLKEDFSFTAFATISYLKVGPKARLLKNEGHVITIEGITNRKSVFKVKPSQSSDSKGSRENTQTGSKTVQDSVEKKSQTHKRPSCGSNLKAKKLKLQAGGNDQPVVID; encoded by the exons ATGACAGCTGTTGCAG tgctaGAGGAGGTGCTGGTGTCCATTGAGAATGAGCTGCAAGCAGTGGAGATGCAGATACAGGAGCTTGTGGATAAGCAGCAGGAACTCCTTCAAAAGAAGATGAGAGTAAAGACTCTGATAAAACAGTCCTCAGGAGAGTTGGAGGCAGGTGGAAGTAAAGACACTGAAACCTCAGCTGAGGATGGAACAAAATAG TTGGTTTTTTCACTTAACGATTTTCCATGGTATGAGAAGATAAAAACTGCACTGCAGAGCAAATTTAAACTCCAGAAGTTTAGATCACTGCAACTTGAAACAGTAAATGCTGCAATGGCAGGAAAGGATATATTTCTTGTCATGCCTACAGGTGGTGGGAAGAGCCTT TGTTATCAGTTACCAGCTGTCTGTTCTGATG GTTTCACACTGGTGATATGTCCTTTGATATCTCTCATGGAAGATCAGCTCATGGTTTTGGAGCAGCTTGGTATTTCTGCAGCTTTATTAAATGCCTCAAGCAGCAAG GAACATGTGAAGTGGGTCCACATGGAAATGGTGAAGAGGAATTCACAACTGAAGCTCATTTATGTG ACCCCTGAGAAGATTGCCAAGAGCAAAATGTTCATGTCCAAGCTGGAGAAGGCTTACCAGGCCGGGTGCCTGGCTCGCATCGCTGTGGATGAGGTGCACTGCTGCAGTCAGTGGGGCCACGACTTCAGGCCTG ACTACAAGTCTCTTGGTATCTTGAAAAGACAGTTTCCCAATACTCCCTTGATTGGATTGACAGCAACAGCTACCAATCATGTTTTAAAGGATGCCCAGAACATTTTGCATGTTCAGAAGTGCATTA TTACTGCTTCCTTCAACCGACCCAACCTTTACTATGAG GTTCGACATAAGCCTTCAAATAGTGAAGATTTCATTGAGGACATAGTTAAGACCATTAATGGAAGATACAAAGGACTGTCAG GAATTGTTTACTGCTTTTCTCAGAAGGATTCTGAGCAAGTTACTGTGAGTTTGCAGAAACTGGGAATCAAGGCAGGGACTTACCATGCAAACATGGATGCTAAATATAAAACCAAAGTTCATAAAGGATGGGCAACAAATCAAATCCAG gtTGTAGTGGCAACTGTTGCTTTTGGCATGGGAATTGATAAACCTGATGTGAGGTTTGTAATTCATCACTCAATGAGCAAGTCCATGGAAAACTACTACCAAGAGAGTGGACGTGCAG GTAGAGATGACCAAAAAGCTGACTGCATTTTGTATTATGGGTTTGGAGATATATTCAGAATCAGCTCGATGGTGGTGATGGAAAATGTTGGCCAAGAGAAGCTGTATGATATGGTGTCTTATTGCCAAAATATGAACAA gtgtCGCCGGGTGCTCATAGCCCACCACTTTGATGAAGTGTGGGATTCTGCAAACTGCAACAGAATGTGTGATAACTGCTGTAGAGAGAATG CGTGTGAGAAGATGGATGTAACAGGATATTGCAGGGATCTAATAAAGATCCTTGAGCAAGCTGACAGCATGAGTGAGAAACTCACCCCACTGAAATTAATCGATGCCTGGTCTGGGAAAGGTGTGTCCAAATTCAGGGTGCCTGAAGTTACTCCACCCAAGCACCCTcgagaggagctggagagaatTATTGCCCATTTACTGCTGCAGCAGTATCTGAA ggaggatTTCAGCTTCACAGCCTTTGCTACAATATCCTACCTGAAGGTGGGACCAAAAGCCCGGCTGCTGAAGAACGAGGGACATGTCATCACCATAGAAGGGATAACAAACAGGAAAAGTGTTTTCAAG GTCAAGCCATCTCAATCTTCAGATtcaaaaggaagcagagaaaataccCAGACTGGATCAAAGACTGTCCAAGATTCAGTGGAGAAGAAATCACAGACACATAAACGGCCCAGTTGTGGTTCTAACTTAAAAGCAAAGAAGCTTAAGCTTCAGGCAGGTGGAAATGACCAACCAGTAGTTATTGACTGA